A single genomic interval of Adhaeribacter pallidiroseus harbors:
- a CDS encoding YheT family hydrolase, whose protein sequence is MPGLFREVSEVYYQRERIFTPDGDFLDLDWSKSKTATKILVILSHGLEGDAGRPYIKGMVKAMNQAGFDALAWNFRSCSGEPNKLLRSYHMGATEDLQLVVEYTLGTGNYQELYLVGFSMGGNITLNYLGKRPDQLPIEIKKAAVFSVPCHINSASRKMAQLENRIYMQRFLKSLRLKLAAKEPLMPVTMTLDNYHKLRTFPEFDERYTAPIHGFKDAHEYYTQCSSKQYLKNIKIPTLLVNAQNDPFLSPECFPIAEAEANPYFYLEMPKDGGHVGFVENYSKNQYYSDRRAVEFFTKGNMV, encoded by the coding sequence ATGCCGGGTTTATTTCGCGAAGTATCCGAAGTGTATTACCAGCGCGAACGCATATTTACACCCGATGGTGATTTCCTGGACTTAGACTGGAGTAAGAGTAAAACAGCTACTAAGATATTAGTGATTTTATCGCATGGATTGGAAGGTGACGCCGGCCGGCCGTATATAAAAGGAATGGTAAAGGCCATGAACCAGGCTGGGTTTGATGCTTTAGCCTGGAACTTTAGAAGTTGTAGCGGCGAACCTAATAAATTGCTTCGCTCCTACCACATGGGCGCTACCGAGGATTTACAACTAGTGGTGGAGTATACGCTTGGCACCGGTAACTACCAAGAGTTATATTTAGTTGGGTTTAGCATGGGTGGCAACATTACTTTAAATTATTTAGGTAAACGCCCGGACCAACTACCCATCGAAATTAAAAAAGCAGCGGTTTTTTCCGTACCATGCCACATCAACAGTGCTTCCCGCAAAATGGCGCAACTCGAAAACCGGATTTACATGCAGCGTTTCCTGAAATCCTTACGATTAAAGCTGGCGGCAAAAGAACCTTTAATGCCCGTTACTATGACCCTGGATAATTATCACAAACTCCGCACCTTCCCGGAATTTGACGAACGGTATACCGCCCCCATTCACGGTTTCAAAGATGCGCACGAGTATTATACGCAGTGTAGCTCTAAGCAATATTTAAAAAATATTAAAATTCCGACCTTACTCGTAAATGCTCAGAACGACCCGTTTTTATCGCCGGAGTGCTTTCCAATAGCCGAAGCGGAGGCCAATCCTTATTTTTATTTAGAGATGCCGAAAGATGGTGGACACGTAGGCTTTGTCGAAAATTATTCAAAAAATCAATATTATTCCGATCGAAGAGCCGTAGAGTTTTTTACCAAAGGAAACATGGTATAA
- the rnc gene encoding ribonuclease III → MIKLVLGLFRKIFRQDRDLEKSITNVTGVTPGNMRLYHLALTHTSFGKPQGSERHQTNERLEFLGDSILGAVIAEFLYKKFPYKDEGFLTEIRSRIVNRESLNHIALRIGINTLVKVDQASHSARYKSINGNALEALVGAIYLDKGYKETKRFILDKLIKPHFDLNELVSTTKNFKSKLIEWAQSQNKTVRFDIIHQKQSGSTTEFTSEVTIDGNPVATGTGYSKKKAEQAAAEKGLAALQVL, encoded by the coding sequence TTGATTAAATTGGTGTTAGGTTTATTTCGCAAAATATTCAGACAAGACCGGGACTTAGAAAAGTCCATTACCAACGTAACGGGGGTTACGCCGGGCAACATGCGCTTGTACCATTTAGCTTTAACCCACACTTCATTTGGTAAACCGCAGGGCAGCGAAAGGCATCAAACCAACGAACGCCTCGAATTCTTGGGTGATTCTATCCTGGGAGCCGTTATTGCAGAATTTCTCTACAAAAAGTTTCCTTACAAAGACGAGGGTTTTTTAACCGAAATCCGCTCCCGCATTGTTAACCGCGAATCGCTGAACCACATTGCGCTGCGGATTGGCATTAATACCTTGGTAAAAGTAGATCAGGCTAGTCATTCGGCGCGGTACAAATCCATTAACGGCAATGCTCTGGAGGCCTTAGTTGGAGCAATTTATTTAGATAAAGGGTACAAAGAAACCAAGCGTTTTATTCTGGATAAATTAATTAAACCACATTTTGATTTAAATGAATTAGTTTCCACCACCAAAAATTTTAAATCCAAGTTAATCGAATGGGCGCAATCGCAGAATAAAACAGTTCGGTTCGATATTATCCATCAAAAACAATCCGGCAGCACCACCGAGTTTACGTCGGAAGTTACCATTGATGGAAATCCTGTTGCTACAGGTACCGGTTACTCCAAGAAAAAAGCCGAACAAGCCGCTGCCGAAAAAGGTTTAGCTGCTCTCCAGGTCTTATAA
- a CDS encoding acyl carrier protein, with translation MSEIAEKVKAIIIDKLGVEESEVTPEASFTNDLGADSLDTVELIMEFEKEFNVSIPDDQAENIATVGQAISYLEEHAK, from the coding sequence ATGTCAGAAATCGCAGAAAAAGTAAAAGCAATAATCATTGATAAATTAGGAGTAGAAGAGTCGGAAGTTACCCCCGAAGCAAGTTTCACCAATGATTTAGGTGCTGACTCTTTAGATACGGTAGAACTTATTATGGAATTTGAAAAAGAATTCAATGTTTCTATTCCGGACGATCAGGCTGAAAACATTGCTACGGTAGGCCAGGCTATCAGCTACCTGGAAGAGCACGCCAAATAA
- the yidD gene encoding membrane protein insertion efficiency factor YidD: MKFMQYFLLSLVWVYQKVLSPLKTPSCRFTPTCSEYAGLALRKHGSIVGTKLAVKRLVKCHPWGGSGYDPVP, encoded by the coding sequence ATGAAATTCATGCAGTATTTCTTATTAAGCTTAGTGTGGGTTTATCAAAAAGTGCTTTCGCCTTTAAAAACACCCAGTTGCCGGTTTACGCCTACTTGTTCCGAGTACGCCGGACTAGCTTTACGCAAACATGGCTCTATTGTGGGAACTAAATTAGCGGTAAAGCGACTGGTAAAATGCCACCCTTGGGGAGGAAGCGGCTATGACCCTGTTCCGTAA
- the fabF gene encoding beta-ketoacyl-ACP synthase II, whose protein sequence is MELKRVVVTGLGALTPIGNTVSEYWNGLSTGVSGAAPITRFDASKFKTQFACELKGYNPDDYFERKEGRKMDMFTQFALIASNEAIADSGILDNVNRDRVGVIWGSGIGGLKTFQEESIQFGRGDGSPRFNPFFIPKMIADSSSGNISIKNGFRGPNFVTTSACASSSDSIVTALNYIRLGMADVIVTGGSEAAITESGIGGFNALKAMSERNDDPLTASRPYDKDRDGFVLGEGSGALILESYEHAKARGAKIYAEVIGGGLSSDAYHITAPDPNGEGVVLVMQNALRDANISPEEVDYINTHGTSTPLGDGAEVTAIQKVFGEHAYNLNISSTKSMTGHLLGGAGGIEAVAAILAIQHGMVPPTINHFTDDETIDPKLNFTFNTAQARAVNVAISNTFGFGGHNTSVIFRKVQ, encoded by the coding sequence ATGGAGCTTAAGAGAGTTGTAGTAACAGGACTCGGTGCACTCACCCCAATTGGCAATACTGTTTCGGAATACTGGAATGGTTTGTCTACTGGCGTGAGTGGCGCTGCGCCTATTACCCGCTTTGATGCCAGCAAGTTTAAAACGCAATTCGCTTGCGAGCTGAAAGGCTACAATCCAGATGATTACTTCGAGCGAAAAGAAGGACGAAAAATGGATATGTTTACCCAATTTGCTCTTATTGCCAGCAACGAAGCCATCGCGGATTCAGGGATTCTGGATAATGTAAACCGCGACCGGGTGGGGGTAATTTGGGGCTCTGGTATTGGCGGCTTAAAAACTTTCCAGGAAGAGTCCATTCAGTTTGGTCGTGGCGATGGTAGCCCTCGCTTTAATCCCTTCTTTATCCCCAAAATGATTGCCGATAGTTCTTCGGGTAATATTTCTATTAAAAACGGTTTCCGGGGGCCTAATTTTGTTACTACTTCGGCTTGTGCTTCTTCTTCCGATTCGATTGTTACGGCTTTAAATTATATCCGTTTGGGCATGGCCGACGTGATTGTTACGGGTGGGTCCGAAGCGGCCATTACCGAATCGGGTATTGGGGGCTTTAACGCCTTAAAAGCCATGAGCGAACGAAACGACGATCCTTTAACGGCTTCTCGGCCCTACGATAAAGATCGGGATGGTTTTGTACTGGGCGAAGGTTCAGGTGCTTTAATACTCGAAAGTTACGAGCATGCTAAAGCCCGGGGAGCTAAAATATACGCCGAAGTAATTGGTGGTGGTTTATCTTCGGATGCTTACCATATAACCGCCCCCGACCCGAATGGAGAAGGGGTTGTGCTTGTGATGCAAAACGCTTTGCGCGATGCTAACATTAGCCCCGAAGAGGTAGATTATATCAATACGCACGGCACCAGTACGCCTTTAGGCGATGGCGCCGAAGTTACGGCTATTCAAAAAGTGTTTGGAGAACATGCGTATAATTTAAATATTAGTTCCACTAAAAGCATGACGGGCCATTTACTCGGTGGCGCGGGGGGCATAGAAGCCGTAGCCGCTATTTTGGCCATTCAACACGGAATGGTACCACCTACCATTAACCACTTTACTGACGACGAAACCATTGATCCAAAATTAAATTTTACTTTTAATACGGCACAAGCCCGTGCGGTAAATGTGGCAATAAGTAACACGTTTGGGTTTGGCGGGCACAACACTTCTGTCATTTTCCGGAAGGTACAATAA
- the lgt gene encoding prolipoprotein diacylglyceryl transferase translates to MNLFLWNPIVWNVSPEIFDFGFFALRWYGLLFALGFVFGQRILTHIYKAEGRTEQDVDIITLYMIVGTVLGARLGHCLFYEPEVYLRDPIRILKIWEGGLASHGATIGILLALYLFSRKYKFDYLWVLDRIVIVVALGGALIRLGNLFNSEIIGKPTTLPWAFKFEKNHEIINGVQASLQPRHPAQLYESISSFLLFLFLYYLWNRRKSFTPRGLLFGLFVVILFSLRFVYEFLKENQVDKEDYLLNAIGMNIGQLLSVPLILVGIYILFRAITKPTYVNPVK, encoded by the coding sequence ATGAACCTCTTCCTTTGGAATCCGATCGTCTGGAATGTATCGCCGGAAATATTTGATTTTGGATTTTTTGCTTTACGCTGGTACGGATTGTTGTTTGCGCTGGGTTTTGTGTTCGGACAACGTATTTTAACCCACATTTATAAAGCTGAAGGCCGTACCGAGCAAGATGTGGATATTATTACCTTGTACATGATTGTGGGTACGGTGCTAGGAGCCCGACTTGGGCACTGCTTGTTCTATGAGCCCGAAGTATACCTAAGAGATCCGATCCGAATTTTAAAAATTTGGGAAGGCGGTTTAGCCAGTCACGGGGCTACCATTGGTATTTTGCTAGCATTGTACCTATTCAGCCGAAAATATAAATTTGATTATCTATGGGTGTTAGACCGCATTGTAATTGTTGTGGCCTTAGGAGGAGCCTTGATCCGGTTAGGTAATTTGTTTAATTCCGAGATTATCGGTAAACCTACTACCTTGCCTTGGGCCTTTAAATTTGAAAAAAATCACGAGATTATCAATGGGGTGCAAGCTTCTTTGCAACCCCGTCACCCAGCTCAATTATACGAATCTATTTCCAGCTTCTTATTATTCTTGTTTTTATACTATCTCTGGAACCGTCGAAAGTCGTTTACTCCGCGGGGTTTATTGTTCGGATTATTTGTGGTAATCTTATTTTCATTGCGCTTTGTTTATGAGTTTTTAAAAGAGAACCAAGTAGATAAAGAAGATTACTTGCTCAATGCCATTGGCATGAATATCGGACAACTTCTAAGCGTTCCATTAATTCTCGTAGGTATTTATATTCTGTTCCGGGCTATTACCAAACCCACGTATGTAAATCCGGTAAAATAA
- the nadE gene encoding NAD(+) synthase, whose protein sequence is MKTSLKIAGAALNQTPLDWKNNLTNIKNAINEAQAQHVEILCLPELAITGYGCEDMFLSSWLPEVAFEKLLEVKEWCTDIIVCVGLPLPLHNRIYNTTCVIKNQEIIGFTAKQFLANDGVHYEPRWFTSWPANEIRTFEKNGHPYQIGDIIYEEQGVRFAFEICEDAWRSDNDRPASRHLAKGVHLIINPSASHFAMSKTDLRYKLVLNASKKFNCTYLYVNLLGNEAGRMIYDGEILIAQNGNLITRNVLLSFKSVDVESAEVNFAQPLVPAETIAELGPIDEIKEFISAITLALFDYLRKSRSKGFVLSLSGGADSCACAIAVAEMIRRAVLEIGLDEFAAKLNIFSSEEINNLKNLSEIEQVKAATKRLLVTAYQASRNSSEDTFNSAKGLADSIGATFYHWFIDDEVAGYTEKVEKSIGRKLTWEHDDITLQNIQARVRAPVIWMLANLNNALLMATSNRSEAAVGYATMDGDTAGSISPLAGIDKDFLRQWLVWAERELGYTGLRFVNALQPTAELRPAEQTQTDEKDLMPYKILNQIERLGFYERLSPKQVFEKMRGVEPDDLLKMHIKRFFTLWTRNQWKRERYAPSFHLDDYNLDPRSWLRFPILSGSYQEELDF, encoded by the coding sequence ATGAAGACTAGCCTCAAAATTGCGGGAGCCGCGTTAAACCAAACTCCGCTCGACTGGAAAAATAATCTGACGAACATTAAAAATGCCATTAATGAAGCGCAAGCCCAACATGTAGAGATTCTGTGCTTACCCGAGTTAGCCATAACGGGCTACGGCTGTGAAGATATGTTTCTGAGTTCGTGGTTACCCGAAGTGGCGTTCGAAAAGTTGCTAGAGGTAAAAGAATGGTGCACCGATATTATTGTTTGTGTGGGCTTACCATTGCCTTTGCATAATCGCATTTACAATACTACCTGCGTCATTAAGAATCAGGAAATTATCGGTTTTACGGCAAAACAATTTTTGGCGAACGACGGCGTGCATTACGAACCCCGTTGGTTTACTTCGTGGCCGGCCAACGAGATTCGTACTTTTGAAAAGAACGGCCATCCATACCAAATAGGCGATATTATCTACGAAGAGCAAGGCGTACGCTTTGCCTTTGAAATTTGCGAGGATGCCTGGCGTTCCGATAACGATCGGCCCGCCAGCCGGCATTTGGCGAAAGGCGTACATTTGATTATCAACCCCAGTGCGAGCCATTTTGCCATGAGCAAAACCGATTTGCGCTATAAGCTGGTCCTTAATGCTTCTAAAAAGTTTAATTGCACGTATTTGTACGTAAACTTATTAGGTAACGAAGCGGGCCGCATGATTTACGACGGCGAGATTTTAATTGCCCAGAACGGAAACCTGATTACCCGAAACGTATTGCTCAGTTTTAAAAGTGTAGACGTAGAATCAGCCGAGGTTAATTTTGCGCAACCATTAGTACCGGCCGAAACAATCGCCGAATTAGGCCCGATTGACGAAATTAAAGAATTTATTTCCGCTATTACTTTAGCTTTATTTGATTACCTGCGCAAAAGCCGGAGCAAAGGTTTTGTTTTGTCGTTAAGTGGAGGAGCCGATTCCTGCGCTTGCGCTATTGCCGTAGCCGAAATGATCCGTAGGGCAGTACTGGAAATTGGGCTGGATGAGTTTGCGGCTAAACTCAATATATTTTCTTCCGAAGAAATTAATAATTTAAAAAATTTGTCGGAAATAGAGCAAGTAAAAGCAGCCACTAAAAGATTATTAGTTACCGCTTATCAAGCCTCGCGTAACTCTTCGGAGGATACCTTTAACTCGGCTAAAGGATTAGCTGACTCTATTGGGGCCACTTTTTACCATTGGTTCATTGACGACGAAGTAGCCGGATATACTGAAAAAGTAGAAAAATCTATCGGACGGAAACTGACCTGGGAACACGACGATATTACGTTGCAAAATATTCAGGCTCGGGTACGGGCCCCGGTTATCTGGATGCTGGCCAATTTAAATAATGCGCTCTTAATGGCTACTTCTAACCGAAGCGAAGCTGCCGTGGGCTATGCCACCATGGATGGCGATACGGCTGGTAGTATTTCGCCTTTAGCCGGCATCGATAAAGATTTTTTGCGACAATGGCTGGTGTGGGCCGAACGGGAGTTAGGGTATACTGGTTTACGTTTTGTGAATGCGCTGCAACCCACCGCCGAGTTACGCCCCGCGGAACAAACCCAAACCGACGAAAAAGATTTAATGCCCTACAAAATTCTAAATCAGATTGAGCGGCTGGGCTTTTATGAACGTCTGTCGCCTAAGCAAGTATTTGAAAAAATGCGCGGCGTAGAACCCGATGATTTATTAAAAATGCACATTAAACGGTTCTTTACTCTCTGGACCCGTAATCAATGGAAACGCGAGCGATATGCTCCTTCTTTCCACCTCGACGATTACAACCTGGATCCTCGAAGTTGGCTGCGCTTTCCAATTTTAAGTGGCAGTTATCAGGAAGAACTTGATTTTTAA
- the rpsT gene encoding 30S ribosomal protein S20 — protein sequence MANHKSALKRIRSNEAKRVLNRYQAKTTRTFIKKLKGTTDQAEAQELFKKVSSMLDKLAKRNIIHKNKAANNKSKLARHINALAAA from the coding sequence ATGGCTAACCATAAGTCGGCATTAAAAAGAATAAGATCAAACGAAGCGAAGCGTGTATTAAACAGATATCAGGCAAAAACTACCCGTACTTTTATTAAAAAATTAAAAGGAACTACGGATCAGGCCGAAGCTCAAGAGCTGTTTAAAAAAGTATCTTCGATGCTGGATAAATTAGCGAAGCGTAACATTATTCATAAAAATAAAGCCGCAAATAACAAGTCTAAATTAGCCAGACATATTAACGCCTTAGCTGCCGCATAA
- the pyk gene encoding pyruvate kinase: MEITFNKTRIIATVGPASNQYDMLKALVMEGVDVFRLNFSHGKHSDHQHVVSTVRQINQELGTNVCLMQDLQGPKIRLGDVENGMVTIHAGDKIKLVCDYSVSTATRLSTIYLELARDVKPGDAILIDDGKIELKVLATDNDKEVDVEVKYGGPVKPRKGINLPDTAVSAPSLTDKDVEDLHFGLDNDVEWVALSFVRRAEDIHEIKRIISERGKKTMVIAKIEKPEAIRNIDEIIAVTDGIMVARGDLGVEIAAEEVPMLQKMMIDKCNKAGKPVIVATQMMESMITNARPTRAETNDVANAVLDGADAVMLSAETAAGSYPLETVRSMSRTLASVEAQPGVFNKVITLAPNVQSFYSKMVVANACALARDTNAKAIICMTRSGYTAFHIAKHRPKANIFIFTDNRQLLHQLNLVWGIRGFYYEGEPASTDELITDFRTALTQNNYLQTGDVYINVTSIPVRERRSANTIKLSIA, from the coding sequence ATGGAAATAACCTTTAATAAGACCAGAATTATCGCCACCGTTGGCCCCGCCAGTAACCAGTACGACATGTTAAAAGCGCTCGTTATGGAAGGAGTTGACGTTTTTCGTTTGAATTTTTCGCACGGCAAACACAGCGATCATCAACACGTGGTGAGTACGGTCCGTCAGATCAACCAGGAACTGGGCACAAATGTTTGTTTGATGCAGGACTTGCAAGGTCCGAAAATTCGCTTGGGCGACGTAGAAAACGGCATGGTTACGATCCACGCCGGCGATAAAATAAAGTTAGTTTGCGATTATTCCGTGAGTACTGCTACCCGGCTTTCAACCATTTATTTAGAATTAGCCAGGGACGTAAAACCCGGTGATGCCATTTTAATTGATGATGGTAAGATTGAATTAAAAGTACTGGCTACCGATAACGACAAAGAAGTGGATGTGGAAGTTAAATACGGGGGGCCGGTAAAACCCCGTAAAGGCATTAACTTACCGGACACTGCCGTATCAGCCCCTTCGCTTACCGACAAGGACGTAGAGGATTTACATTTTGGCCTGGATAACGATGTGGAATGGGTAGCGCTGTCGTTTGTGCGCCGGGCCGAAGATATTCACGAAATTAAGCGAATTATCTCGGAACGCGGTAAAAAAACCATGGTGATCGCTAAAATTGAAAAACCGGAAGCTATCCGGAATATTGATGAGATTATTGCGGTAACCGACGGTATTATGGTGGCTAGAGGCGACCTGGGCGTAGAAATTGCGGCTGAAGAAGTACCCATGCTGCAAAAAATGATGATTGATAAGTGTAACAAAGCGGGTAAACCGGTAATAGTAGCTACCCAAATGATGGAAAGCATGATTACCAACGCCCGACCTACGCGCGCCGAAACCAACGATGTTGCCAATGCCGTTTTGGACGGAGCGGATGCCGTAATGTTGAGTGCAGAGACTGCTGCCGGTTCTTACCCCTTAGAAACTGTTCGGAGCATGAGCCGCACACTAGCTTCGGTAGAAGCACAGCCCGGGGTATTTAACAAGGTAATAACCTTGGCACCCAATGTACAATCATTTTACAGTAAAATGGTAGTAGCAAATGCCTGCGCACTTGCCCGCGATACCAATGCCAAAGCTATTATTTGCATGACGCGTTCGGGATATACGGCTTTTCATATTGCCAAGCACCGGCCTAAAGCAAATATTTTTATTTTTACCGATAACCGGCAACTGCTGCATCAACTAAATTTAGTTTGGGGCATTCGAGGGTTCTATTACGAAGGTGAACCAGCTTCGACGGATGAATTAATCACAGATTTCCGCACAGCCTTAACCCAAAACAATTATCTGCAAACTGGTGACGTTTACATAAATGTTACGAGTATTCCCGTGCGGGAACGCCGGAGCGCTAACACGATTAAATTAAGCATTGCTTAA
- a CDS encoding MFS transporter, whose protein sequence is MAQVFQSASSQSALEKPRLSFWQIFNMSFGFLGIQFGFALQNGNASRILQTFGADVEHLSLFWLAAPITGMIVQPIIGHYSDRTWNRLGRRRPYFLSGAILSALALIIMPNSAVLANLLPPILIGAGMLMIMDASFNVAMEPFRALVADNLPDAQRSDGFSVQTFLIGVGAVVGSLLPYIMAEYLGISKTAAPGQIPDNVLYSFYTGAVFLIGTIIWTVITTKEYSPAEYAKYHPDEQGEEEQKGLLTIFTDFSKMPITMRQLGLVQFFSWFALFSMWVYSLPAIANHIYHVAPGDTSSAKFADAGNWVGFLFGIYNGVSAIYALFLPAIARVTSRKMAHAISLTAGGIGLLSIFFIQNPDYLILSMIGVGLAWGSILAMPYAILSSSIPAKKMGVYMGIFNFFITFPQIVNGLFSGIIVKELYHGQAIYAIVLAGIFMLCAAISVLYVHDSKVKITR, encoded by the coding sequence ATGGCACAAGTATTTCAATCCGCTTCTTCCCAATCAGCCCTCGAAAAACCGCGCTTGTCTTTCTGGCAAATCTTTAACATGAGCTTTGGATTTCTAGGCATTCAGTTTGGGTTTGCCTTACAAAATGGGAACGCCTCCCGCATTCTGCAAACCTTCGGAGCCGATGTAGAACATTTATCGTTATTCTGGCTGGCGGCCCCTATTACCGGTATGATTGTACAACCCATCATCGGCCATTACAGCGACCGTACCTGGAACCGCTTGGGCCGGCGTCGCCCGTACTTCTTATCGGGTGCCATTTTATCGGCCTTAGCGTTAATCATCATGCCGAATTCCGCCGTATTGGCTAACTTATTGCCGCCCATTTTAATCGGAGCCGGCATGCTGATGATTATGGATGCTTCTTTTAACGTGGCCATGGAGCCTTTCCGGGCTTTGGTAGCCGATAACTTACCGGATGCCCAACGGAGCGATGGGTTTTCGGTGCAAACTTTTTTGATAGGCGTAGGGGCTGTTGTAGGTTCCTTACTTCCATATATAATGGCTGAATATTTAGGGATTTCTAAAACAGCAGCACCGGGGCAGATACCGGATAATGTACTTTATTCTTTTTACACCGGGGCAGTATTCTTGATCGGAACAATCATATGGACAGTAATTACCACCAAAGAATACTCTCCCGCTGAATACGCTAAATACCATCCGGATGAGCAAGGAGAAGAGGAGCAGAAAGGTTTATTGACCATTTTTACGGATTTTTCAAAAATGCCCATTACCATGCGGCAATTAGGTTTGGTGCAGTTTTTTTCCTGGTTTGCCTTGTTTTCAATGTGGGTTTATTCATTACCGGCTATTGCTAACCACATCTATCACGTTGCACCCGGCGACACTTCTTCGGCTAAATTTGCGGATGCTGGTAACTGGGTAGGATTTTTATTTGGTATTTACAACGGTGTATCGGCCATTTATGCTTTATTTTTGCCGGCTATTGCCCGGGTAACCAGTCGTAAAATGGCGCATGCTATCTCGTTAACTGCCGGTGGCATTGGTCTTTTATCGATCTTCTTTATTCAAAATCCGGATTATTTGATTTTATCCATGATCGGCGTGGGATTAGCTTGGGGCAGTATTCTGGCTATGCCCTACGCGATTTTATCCAGTTCTATTCCGGCCAAAAAGATGGGTGTGTACATGGGTATTTTTAATTTTTTTATCACTTTCCCGCAAATTGTAAACGGCCTTTTCAGTGGCATAATTGTAAAAGAATTATACCATGGCCAAGCCATATATGCCATTGTACTGGCTGGTATTTTTATGCTTTGCGCTGCCATTTCTGTTTTGTACGTGCACGATAGTAAAGTAAAGATTACCCGTTAA
- a CDS encoding IPExxxVDY family protein encodes MKTLCLDLDYDYDFELFGLVSSSREHKLAWALNKYLRIRLVKQKDLYFDFLNKGRLVISNYLHCTEYSTFRLLRNKSADLSTLKKPFLAPDIKEYDYLLQINGEVQDNWQQELNSVFKLVPLIQYVKKFDPNTLKFKENLMF; translated from the coding sequence ATGAAAACACTCTGCCTCGACTTAGACTACGATTACGATTTTGAGCTGTTCGGCCTGGTTTCATCGAGCAGAGAGCATAAATTAGCCTGGGCGTTAAACAAATACTTACGAATCAGACTAGTGAAACAAAAAGATCTTTATTTTGATTTTTTGAATAAAGGCCGTCTGGTAATTTCTAATTACCTGCATTGCACCGAATACAGCACTTTCCGGTTATTACGCAATAAATCGGCAGATTTAAGCACTTTAAAAAAACCTTTTTTAGCTCCTGATATAAAAGAGTATGATTACTTGCTGCAAATTAACGGCGAAGTACAAGATAACTGGCAGCAGGAATTAAATTCTGTTTTTAAATTGGTGCCGTTAATACAATACGTAAAAAAATTTGATCCGAATACGCTTAAGTTCAAGGAAAACCTGATGTTTTAA